The following nucleotide sequence is from Paenibacillus andongensis.
GCCAAAGTCGTAAAAAAAAGGCATGGTCAAGAAAATCTTGAAAGATCACTTTCATGGGTTTTGGCAAATGCATGCAGAATCCTTTCCAGAGGTTGTTCGTAAAAATATAAAAAAATATATTTTTTGGGTTGGCGGGAGCTTTAAACGAGAAGGAGTGACTGTGGTTGTGGTAAACCTGCAATTGTACATGCTTTTTTCTTTTGAACAGCCCCTGTTCATAAATTCCTGCAATTGCGCAGGCTTTTTCGGTCTTTTTATAATATCAGGATGGAAAATCAAAAAATTCCTGCGTTTTAGCAGGCTTTTCCTCTTTTAAACGATTTCAGCAAAAATATCTGCACTTTTGCAGTAATTGTGGCCTTGAATAATAGTTCCTCTTCGTACGATCCGCGCTTATTCAGAATGGACGCGAAGGATGGTCTTGCTGAGAAGTCGATTTTCGGCTTCTCAGACTCTGCCGAAGAGCCTTGGCTTGCAAAGCTTCCACTGAAAGCGCGATTTACGCTCTTAATTGTTTCGCAATGATTGCGGAACAATGCTTTGGCTAGGTTAAGGCTTATTTTATCAGCGATTATTTGTTTAAGTTACTCTCTGATTTGCAACCTTTCGAACACGACCCCCGTTTATAGGGTGTATAACCTATATTTGGTAGCGAGGGGTTGGCAAGATGGGGGTCTTAAAAGTCAAAGAAAACGATAGGTTCATGCACAGCAGTGTTGATGCTAACAAAACGAAAAGATTTGGTCGTATGCTTTCACTCCTGTTAGCAACATGTTTATTAGTAATTAGTCTACTTTCAGGCTGTAGTTCATCAAAAAATGACTCGTCAGCGGCTTCATCAAAAGACATGAATATGGCAGCGACGAGTGACGCCGTAAAGCCAGAATCTGCACATGACTCTAAGTCCGCAGCACCTGCTGCTGCAGCTGGAGGAAAAGCGGCAGAGCAAGCGCCTACGGAAGTGAAAAATGCACCGATCACGGTCATGCCAGCAACGGGAAACGATGAAGCAGCTGGATTTAATCGCAAGTTAATCTACCGAGCTAACTTGGTTATGCCAGTAGAGGACTACAGCAAAGCTCAGACAGCCCTCCGGGATCTAGTAGCGCTTAGTGGGGCATACATTCTGCAGTTTTCGGAAAATGCGAATACGGGGGAGCGTGGGGGGACATATACAATCAAAGTCGCAGCAAATGGGTTTGTGTCCTTGCTAGATGGCTTAGAGAAGATGAGTCCATCGCTCCA
It contains:
- a CDS encoding DUF4349 domain-containing protein, whose product is MGVLKVKENDRFMHSSVDANKTKRFGRMLSLLLATCLLVISLLSGCSSSKNDSSAASSKDMNMAATSDAVKPESAHDSKSAAPAAAAGGKAAEQAPTEVKNAPITVMPATGNDEAAGFNRKLIYRANLVMPVEDYSKAQTALRDLVALSGAYILQFSENANTGERGGTYTIKVAANGFVSLLDGLEKMSPSLQRNVQGQDVTEEYVDLNSRLKAKQMVETRLLGFMEKASKTDELLAFSNELSKVQEAIEQIKGRIRYLDQNVSFSTIELRMYQQTGNKPLLSDPNQLTLMERIQKAWNSSLNVLVAVMQGILVFLAAAFPILVIGLLIGIPIWVFRRKRNRQLQEMRFQLKEQNASLNALEDEKQGTKDAE